The Kineosporia sp. NBRC 101731 genome includes a window with the following:
- a CDS encoding DUF742 domain-containing protein encodes MTRSGEPDFSARALRPYVITRGRARATRNTVGVETLLIAPDPTRELPVTASREERALVQMCARLISLVEACAHLDLPVSVVGVLASDLIDAGYLSARSGTPKQAAPDSQLLQEVLHGLRGIR; translated from the coding sequence GTGACGAGGTCTGGGGAACCAGACTTCTCGGCGCGGGCCCTGCGTCCCTACGTCATCACCCGGGGCCGGGCCCGCGCCACCCGTAACACGGTCGGTGTGGAGACTCTGCTCATCGCACCCGATCCCACCCGGGAGCTGCCGGTCACGGCCTCCCGGGAGGAGCGGGCGCTGGTGCAGATGTGTGCACGCCTCATCTCCCTGGTCGAGGCCTGCGCCCATCTCGACCTGCCGGTGAGTGTGGTCGGTGTGCTGGCCTCCGACCTCATCGACGCCGGATACCTCTCGGCCCGCTCGGGTACCCCGAAGCAGGCCGCTCCCGACTCCCAGCTCCTGCAGGAGGTGCTGCATGGACTCCGCGGGATCCGCTGA
- a CDS encoding ATP-binding protein codes for MTSPARSPRRSPSPWLVGALVAGAAAWARHRGAISWPPAQAPTFGPHTGTHNATHTPALPSAPSPSRLAEIEATAAFDRQRLAQMQHELEHLVKVRLPAALAGRDVPGARYTADLLPEASTTIDDLLSQVTSALVEREESRRLALVELAGRVQTSAHRIQQAMSGLAEQHPGDPALLETTMRVDHAATQQARHAQSVKVLCDEWPGQQWPAALALVDVVRAASGRIVAFGRVQVTGDQTAAVVPSVVEPLIHLVAELLANATEYSAPSAPVAVSVRGVQRGAVIEIDDSGFGLDEYRLAQAREIVSGRRLLGVGDVGEIPQTGFAVVGRFARRHGFTVDLGISPYGGVRAVVLVPAALVETVELPAPASVRDPKPAAEPEPAPPEAPATPKLIDTRVAPAVGLASAEDLFGSGDGSEVRLPQRRSARRKDAGRSGGETAAGRPRPVVPSAPEVAPEEAGDWMERFFEGSQPIPVTPVAPAGADPTENPSPEPTSTPTTHDFDLEGNVKPSTAGKDAAQG; via the coding sequence TTGACGAGTCCAGCGCGATCTCCTCGTCGTTCCCCGTCCCCGTGGCTGGTCGGGGCGCTGGTCGCGGGAGCCGCGGCCTGGGCCCGCCACCGCGGCGCGATCTCCTGGCCCCCGGCACAGGCCCCCACGTTCGGCCCTCACACCGGCACCCACAATGCCACCCACACCCCCGCCCTCCCGTCGGCCCCCTCGCCGTCCCGTCTCGCCGAGATCGAGGCCACGGCCGCCTTCGACCGGCAGCGCCTGGCCCAGATGCAGCACGAACTGGAACACCTGGTGAAGGTGCGGCTGCCCGCGGCCCTGGCCGGTCGTGACGTGCCCGGCGCCCGGTACACCGCCGACCTGCTGCCGGAGGCCTCGACCACGATCGACGACCTGCTCTCGCAGGTGACCTCCGCGCTGGTCGAGCGCGAGGAGTCGCGGCGCCTGGCCCTGGTCGAACTGGCCGGGCGGGTACAGACCTCGGCCCACCGCATCCAGCAGGCCATGAGTGGCCTGGCCGAGCAGCACCCGGGTGACCCGGCCCTGCTCGAGACCACGATGCGCGTCGACCACGCCGCCACCCAGCAGGCCCGCCACGCCCAGAGCGTGAAGGTGCTGTGCGACGAGTGGCCGGGCCAGCAGTGGCCCGCCGCACTGGCTCTGGTCGACGTGGTGCGCGCCGCCTCGGGGCGCATCGTCGCCTTCGGCCGGGTCCAGGTGACCGGAGACCAGACCGCGGCCGTCGTCCCGTCGGTCGTCGAGCCGCTCATCCACCTGGTGGCCGAGCTGCTGGCCAACGCCACCGAGTACTCCGCCCCGTCCGCCCCGGTCGCCGTATCGGTGCGCGGTGTGCAGCGCGGCGCCGTGATCGAGATCGACGACAGCGGTTTCGGCCTGGACGAGTACCGCCTGGCGCAGGCCCGGGAGATCGTCTCGGGCCGTCGTCTGCTGGGCGTCGGCGACGTCGGCGAGATCCCGCAGACCGGCTTCGCCGTCGTCGGTCGTTTCGCCCGCCGTCACGGGTTCACCGTAGACCTGGGCATCTCGCCCTACGGTGGCGTGCGGGCCGTGGTGCTGGTTCCCGCAGCCCTGGTGGAGACGGTCGAACTGCCGGCCCCCGCGTCCGTCCGTGACCCGAAACCCGCGGCGGAACCCGAGCCGGCGCCGCCCGAGGCGCCTGCCACCCCGAAACTCATCGACACCCGCGTTGCCCCAGCGGTCGGCCTCGCGTCGGCCGAAGACCTGTTCGGATCCGGCGACGGATCGGAAGTGCGCCTGCCGCAACGACGTTCGGCCCGACGGAAAGACGCGGGCCGTTCCGGAGGAGAAACTGCGGCCGGCCGACCCCGGCCCGTGGTCCCGTCCGCCCCTGAGGTCGCCCCCGAAGAGGCAGGCGACTGGATGGAGCGGTTCTTCGAGGGGTCCCAGCCGATCCCGGTGACCCCCGTCGCTCCGGCCGGTGCTGACCCGACGGAGAACCCGTCGCCAGAACCCACGAGCACCCCGACCACGCATGACTTCGATCTCGAGGGGAACGTGAAACCCTCGACCGCCGGGAAGGACGCCGCCCAGGGATGA
- a CDS encoding roadblock/LC7 domain-containing protein: MSDSQNYGQQDRGWMIAEVSIVPGVRDVVVFSVDGLLLAGSPGLARDRAERLAATCSGLQSLGRALGHEFGTGDGLVRHQMIEFDGGFLFLRSADGAHLAVVADPVVDPRQVARAMQAQVLKIGAANLSSPARQEPVQ; this comes from the coding sequence ATGAGCGACTCGCAGAACTACGGACAGCAGGACCGCGGCTGGATGATCGCCGAGGTGAGCATCGTCCCGGGCGTGCGAGACGTCGTGGTCTTCAGTGTGGACGGCCTGCTCCTGGCCGGCTCACCGGGCCTCGCGCGCGACCGGGCCGAGCGACTGGCTGCGACCTGTTCCGGGCTGCAGTCGCTGGGGCGTGCCCTCGGCCACGAGTTCGGCACCGGTGACGGCCTCGTACGCCACCAGATGATCGAGTTCGACGGTGGTTTCCTGTTCCTGCGCAGCGCCGACGGTGCCCATCTGGCCGTCGTCGCCGACCCGGTGGTCGACCCCCGCCAGGTGGCCCGCGCGATGCAGGCCCAGGTACTGAAGATCGGCGCCGCGAACCTCAGCAGTCCGGCCCGCCAGGAACCCGTCCAGTGA
- a CDS encoding RNA-binding S4 domain-containing protein, which translates to MDTAEVRLDVWVSSVRLFKTRSAASTACRGGHVSVNGHKAKPSTVVRVGDKVEAVTPGGERIAIVRKLIQKRVGAAVAVTCFEDLTPAPPPKEEIVHVAVRDRGAGRPTKRERRQLDAFRIQ; encoded by the coding sequence GTGGATACGGCAGAGGTACGACTGGACGTCTGGGTCTCGTCCGTACGGCTGTTCAAGACCCGGTCGGCGGCCTCGACCGCCTGCCGCGGCGGGCACGTGTCGGTCAACGGCCATAAGGCGAAACCGTCGACGGTGGTGCGCGTGGGCGACAAGGTGGAGGCGGTCACGCCCGGCGGTGAGCGCATCGCGATCGTGCGCAAGCTGATCCAGAAGCGGGTGGGCGCGGCCGTGGCCGTGACCTGTTTCGAAGACCTGACGCCTGCTCCCCCGCCGAAGGAGGAGATCGTGCACGTGGCCGTGCGCGATCGCGGGGCGGGCCGGCCGACCAAGCGCGAACGCCGCCAGCTCGACGCCTTCCGGATCCAGTAG
- a CDS encoding LacI family DNA-binding transcriptional regulator, translating into MTPPSRASAPAGSDPGNSGGPGSVGQRKRPGMHDVAKLAGVSHQTVSRVLNGSDGVSSRTRAVVLAAIDQLGYRPNSAARTLVTGRSKVLGLVTIGGALYGPMSMLYGVEAAAREEGYILTVVNVGWGEGGSVERAVTRLERQGVDGIVVVAPLTSVGESLTTMARHLPLVAVESSLKSTLPVISVDQIAGARLATEHLLGLGHSTVWHVSGPGHFYEAQDRVVGWTAALEDAGAEVPPLLHGDWSAATGYDAGQILSRMRDVTAVFVANDSMAVGVLRALRENGRDLPGDISVVGFDDIPEAGYFSPPLTTVRQPFEEVGRRSLKALLAQIETGVGEPGRTVIGPELVIRESTAAPR; encoded by the coding sequence ATGACTCCTCCGTCCCGGGCGTCGGCCCCGGCCGGCAGCGATCCAGGGAACTCCGGCGGTCCGGGCAGTGTGGGGCAACGCAAGCGGCCCGGTATGCATGACGTCGCCAAACTCGCCGGGGTTTCTCACCAGACCGTCTCGCGAGTGCTCAACGGTAGCGACGGCGTCAGTTCCCGCACTCGGGCCGTCGTTCTGGCGGCCATCGACCAACTGGGCTATCGCCCGAACTCGGCGGCGCGCACACTCGTGACCGGCCGGTCAAAAGTGCTGGGCCTGGTCACTATAGGAGGCGCGCTCTACGGGCCGATGTCGATGCTCTACGGCGTCGAAGCGGCTGCCCGTGAAGAAGGCTACATCCTCACCGTGGTGAACGTCGGCTGGGGTGAGGGTGGTTCGGTCGAGAGAGCCGTCACCCGTCTGGAGCGCCAGGGCGTCGACGGCATCGTCGTGGTGGCACCTCTCACCTCGGTGGGGGAGTCGCTCACCACGATGGCCCGCCACCTTCCCCTGGTCGCGGTCGAGAGTTCGCTGAAAAGCACGCTGCCGGTGATCTCGGTGGACCAGATCGCCGGGGCCCGGCTCGCCACGGAGCATCTGCTCGGCCTCGGGCACAGCACGGTGTGGCACGTCTCCGGTCCTGGTCACTTCTACGAGGCCCAGGACCGGGTGGTCGGCTGGACCGCGGCGCTCGAGGATGCCGGGGCGGAAGTGCCGCCCCTGCTGCACGGTGACTGGAGTGCGGCGACGGGTTATGACGCCGGTCAGATCCTGAGCCGCATGCGAGATGTCACCGCGGTGTTCGTGGCCAACGACTCGATGGCCGTCGGCGTGTTGCGTGCGCTGCGGGAGAACGGTCGCGACCTGCCGGGTGACATCAGCGTGGTCGGTTTTGACGACATTCCCGAGGCCGGGTACTTCAGCCCGCCCCTCACCACCGTGCGCCAGCCGTTCGAAGAGGTCGGCCGGCGCAGCCTCAAGGCACTGCTGGCACAGATCGAGACCGGCGTGGGCGAACCCGGCCGCACGGTCATCGGGCCGGAACTCGTGATCCGCGAGAGCACCGCGGCCCCCCGGTAG
- the araA gene encoding L-arabinose isomerase, whose amino-acid sequence MTKTTTRTIWFLTGSQNLYGDDVLDQVASQSQTIARALNDAAEVPVEIVWKPVLKDSSSIRRLMLEANADDSVIGLIAWMHTFSPAKMWISGLDALDKPLLHLHTQANEGLPWAQIDMDFMNLNQAAHGDREFGYIQTRLGTPRKTVAGHVSSPRTLAKVGVWAHAAAGRHAMRTLRLARFGDNMRNVAVTEGDKVEAELKFGTSVNTYGVNDLVEVVDAVDDAAITALVAEYEDLYDVAPELRVGGERHESLRYGARIEVGLRTFLAEGDFKAFTTNFEDLGGLRQLPGLAVQRLMADGFGFGGEGDWKTSVLLHTLKATAQGLPGGTSFMEDYTYHLVPGQELILGAHMLEVCPSIAVGTPRIEIHPLGIGGREDPVRMVFDAAPGEAVTIGIADMGDRFRFVANQIEVVEPLEALPNLPVARAVWKPQPDLATSAEAWLTAGGPHHTVLSTALTGEHLGDLADMLETELAMIDASTDVRSFGRELRWNQAYYRLAQGF is encoded by the coding sequence ATGACGAAAACGACCACCCGCACCATCTGGTTCCTCACGGGCAGCCAGAACCTATACGGCGACGACGTGCTCGACCAGGTCGCCTCCCAGTCGCAGACCATCGCCCGGGCGCTGAACGACGCGGCCGAGGTTCCGGTCGAGATCGTCTGGAAGCCGGTCCTGAAGGACTCTTCCTCGATCCGCCGTCTGATGCTCGAGGCCAACGCCGACGACAGCGTCATCGGGCTGATCGCCTGGATGCACACGTTCTCCCCGGCCAAGATGTGGATCTCCGGTCTGGACGCGCTCGACAAGCCCCTGCTGCACCTGCACACGCAGGCGAACGAGGGCCTGCCCTGGGCGCAGATCGACATGGACTTCATGAACCTGAACCAGGCCGCCCACGGCGACCGCGAGTTCGGTTACATCCAGACCCGTCTCGGCACCCCGCGCAAGACCGTCGCCGGTCACGTCAGCTCCCCGCGCACCCTGGCCAAGGTCGGTGTCTGGGCGCACGCGGCGGCCGGCCGCCACGCCATGCGCACGCTGCGCCTGGCCCGGTTCGGCGACAACATGCGTAATGTCGCGGTGACCGAGGGCGACAAGGTCGAGGCCGAGCTGAAGTTCGGTACCTCGGTGAACACCTACGGCGTCAACGACCTGGTCGAGGTCGTGGACGCGGTGGACGACGCCGCGATCACCGCCCTGGTCGCGGAGTACGAAGACCTCTACGACGTGGCCCCCGAGCTGCGGGTGGGTGGCGAGCGGCACGAGTCGCTGCGCTACGGTGCCCGCATCGAGGTCGGGCTGCGGACCTTCCTGGCCGAGGGTGACTTCAAGGCCTTTACCACGAACTTCGAAGACCTCGGCGGTCTACGCCAGCTGCCCGGCCTGGCCGTGCAGCGGCTGATGGCCGACGGTTTCGGCTTCGGAGGCGAAGGCGACTGGAAGACCTCGGTCCTCCTCCACACCCTGAAGGCGACGGCGCAGGGCCTGCCCGGCGGCACGTCGTTCATGGAGGACTACACCTACCACCTGGTGCCTGGCCAGGAGCTCATTCTCGGTGCGCACATGCTCGAGGTCTGCCCGAGCATCGCCGTCGGCACACCGAGGATCGAGATCCATCCGCTGGGTATCGGAGGCCGTGAGGACCCGGTGCGCATGGTGTTCGACGCCGCGCCGGGCGAGGCGGTCACGATCGGTATCGCCGACATGGGCGACCGGTTCCGGTTCGTCGCCAACCAGATCGAGGTTGTCGAACCACTCGAAGCACTACCGAACCTCCCCGTTGCCCGGGCCGTCTGGAAGCCCCAGCCGGACCTGGCGACGTCTGCCGAGGCCTGGCTCACCGCCGGTGGTCCGCACCACACGGTGCTGTCCACGGCTCTCACCGGTGAACACCTCGGCGACCTCGCGGACATGCTCGAGACCGAGCTCGCAATGATCGACGCCTCGACCGACGTCCGTTCGTTCGGCCGTGAACTGAGGTGGAACCAGGCGTACTACCGCCTGGCGCAAGGCTTCTGA
- the mmsA gene encoding multiple monosaccharide ABC transporter ATP-binding protein produces the protein MPSNILEMRNITKTFPGVKALQNVTFTVAEGEIHAICGENGAGKSTLMKVLSGVYPHGEYDGDIVFEGKTSEFSGIRDSEERGIVIIHQELALVPELSIAENIFLGNETAKRGLINWDETNARAAKLLQRVGLTENPTTKIIELGVGKQQLVEIAKAMSKKVRMLILDEPTAALNDDDSAHLLDLLRGLRDEGITCVIISHKLNEIKAIADQVTIIRDGQTIDTLHMKHDEVTEDRIISLMVGRSLENRYPDRDPSIEIGEEVLRIENWTVHSPVQRGRVLIRNANLNLRKGEVVGLAGLMGAGRTELAMSVFGRSYGTNISGQLYKFGKPIEAKNVQQAIQHGLAYATEDRKRYGLNLIDNIQRNVSAAALGKLAKAGWVDDNQELAVAEGFRKSLRIKAPTVASITGKLSGGNQQKVVLAKWIYTNPDVLILDEPTRGIDVGAKYEIYQIINQLAAEGKAILVISSELPELLGICDRIYTLSEGRITGEVPREKANQELLMQYMTRGQE, from the coding sequence ATGCCCAGCAATATTCTTGAAATGCGTAACATCACGAAGACCTTCCCGGGCGTGAAGGCTCTGCAGAACGTCACTTTCACGGTGGCGGAAGGCGAGATCCACGCCATCTGCGGTGAGAACGGCGCCGGGAAGTCGACCCTGATGAAGGTTCTGTCAGGGGTCTACCCGCACGGTGAGTACGACGGCGACATCGTCTTCGAAGGCAAGACCTCCGAGTTCTCCGGTATCCGGGACAGCGAAGAGCGCGGAATCGTCATCATTCACCAGGAACTCGCCCTGGTGCCTGAGCTGTCGATCGCGGAGAACATCTTCCTGGGCAACGAGACGGCCAAGCGTGGCCTGATCAACTGGGACGAGACGAACGCGCGCGCAGCGAAACTGCTGCAGCGCGTCGGCCTGACCGAGAATCCCACCACCAAGATCATTGAGCTCGGTGTGGGTAAGCAGCAGCTCGTCGAGATCGCCAAGGCGATGTCGAAGAAGGTCCGGATGCTCATCCTTGACGAGCCCACCGCGGCTCTCAACGACGACGACTCCGCACACCTGCTCGACCTGCTGCGCGGCCTGCGTGACGAGGGCATCACCTGTGTGATCATCTCGCACAAGCTGAACGAGATCAAAGCGATTGCCGACCAGGTCACGATCATCCGTGACGGTCAGACGATCGACACCCTGCACATGAAGCATGACGAGGTCACCGAAGACCGGATCATCTCGCTGATGGTCGGCCGTTCGCTCGAGAACCGCTACCCCGATCGCGATCCCAGTATCGAGATCGGCGAGGAGGTTCTGCGGATCGAGAACTGGACCGTGCACAGCCCGGTCCAGCGGGGTCGGGTGCTGATCCGGAATGCCAACCTGAACCTGCGTAAGGGCGAGGTTGTCGGCCTGGCCGGTCTGATGGGCGCCGGTCGCACCGAGCTCGCCATGAGCGTGTTCGGTCGCAGCTATGGGACGAACATCAGCGGTCAGCTCTACAAGTTCGGCAAGCCGATCGAGGCGAAGAACGTTCAGCAGGCCATTCAGCACGGCCTCGCCTACGCCACCGAGGACCGGAAGCGCTACGGCCTCAACCTGATCGACAACATTCAGCGGAACGTGTCGGCCGCGGCCCTGGGCAAGCTGGCCAAGGCCGGCTGGGTGGACGACAACCAGGAGCTGGCTGTCGCCGAGGGATTCCGCAAGAGCCTGCGGATCAAGGCGCCCACCGTGGCCTCGATCACCGGCAAGCTCAGTGGTGGTAACCAGCAGAAGGTCGTGCTGGCCAAGTGGATCTACACCAATCCCGACGTTCTGATCCTCGACGAGCCGACGCGCGGTATCGACGTCGGCGCCAAGTACGAGATCTACCAGATCATCAACCAGCTCGCGGCGGAGGGAAAGGCGATCCTGGTGATCTCCTCCGAACTGCCTGAGCTGCTGGGTATCTGCGACCGGATCTACACCCTCTCCGAGGGGCGGATCACCGGTGAGGTGCCCCGTGAAAAAGCCAACCAGGAGCTGCTCATGCAGTACATGACCAGAGGGCAGGAGTGA
- the chvE gene encoding multiple monosaccharide ABC transporter substrate-binding protein, with translation MQRSRVTRIVAGFTLMAALAACGSAEKTGGDAPKAGEDVAGSLVGVTMPTRSSERWINDGDNVKAALEKLGYKVSLEYAEDKIPTQVEQIENQIAQGARVLIVAAIDGTALTTQLESAKEQGVKVISYDRLIRDTDAVDYYASFDNYKVGVQQATSLLVGLGLKKEDGSDGDAKGPFNIELFAGSPDDNNATFFFNGAMDTLKPYLDDKTLVVQSGETDFKTVATLQWKPETAQARMENVITKAYKGDTKVDGVLSPYDGMSIGILSALSSAGYGKGEAFPVVTGQDAELASVKSIIKGEQYATIYKDTRELADVAVDMADKVMKGEEPEVNNTKDYDNGKKVVPSKLLEPVIVYKDNYEKTLVDSGYYKESDLK, from the coding sequence ATGCAACGCAGCAGAGTTACCCGGATCGTCGCTGGCTTCACCCTGATGGCGGCCCTGGCCGCTTGTGGGTCGGCCGAGAAGACCGGTGGAGATGCCCCCAAGGCGGGCGAGGACGTCGCGGGCTCGCTCGTCGGCGTGACCATGCCGACCCGGTCGTCCGAGCGCTGGATCAACGACGGTGACAACGTCAAGGCCGCGCTCGAGAAGCTCGGTTACAAGGTCAGCCTCGAGTACGCCGAAGACAAGATCCCGACCCAGGTCGAGCAGATCGAGAACCAGATCGCCCAGGGCGCTCGGGTTCTCATCGTCGCCGCGATCGACGGCACCGCGCTCACCACGCAGCTGGAGTCGGCCAAGGAGCAGGGCGTCAAGGTCATCTCCTACGACCGCCTGATCCGCGACACCGACGCTGTCGACTACTACGCCAGCTTCGACAACTACAAGGTCGGCGTGCAGCAGGCCACCTCCCTCCTCGTGGGCCTCGGCCTGAAGAAGGAGGACGGTTCCGACGGCGACGCCAAGGGTCCGTTCAACATCGAGCTGTTCGCCGGTTCGCCCGACGACAACAACGCCACGTTCTTCTTCAACGGCGCGATGGACACCCTGAAGCCGTACCTCGACGACAAGACCCTCGTGGTCCAGAGCGGCGAGACGGACTTCAAGACGGTTGCCACCCTCCAGTGGAAGCCGGAGACGGCTCAGGCCCGCATGGAGAACGTCATCACCAAGGCGTACAAGGGCGACACCAAGGTTGACGGTGTGCTGTCCCCGTACGACGGCATGAGCATCGGCATCCTCTCCGCCCTGAGCAGCGCCGGCTACGGCAAGGGCGAGGCTTTCCCGGTCGTCACCGGCCAGGACGCCGAGCTGGCGTCGGTCAAGTCGATCATCAAGGGCGAGCAGTACGCGACCATCTACAAGGACACGCGTGAGCTGGCCGACGTTGCGGTCGACATGGCCGACAAGGTCATGAAGGGCGAAGAGCCCGAGGTGAACAACACCAAGGACTACGACAACGGCAAGAAGGTCGTTCCGTCGAAGCTCCTGGAGCCGGTCATCGTCTACAAGGACAACTACGAGAAGACCCTCGTGGACTCTGGCTACTACAAAGAGTCTGACCTCAAGTAG
- a CDS encoding ATP/GTP-binding protein has protein sequence MDSAGSADRYLPDTVIRSAKILVVGAFAVGKTTLVGSVSEITPLRTEEVMTEASVGVDHLAVNSDKRTTTVAMDFGRITINSELVLYLFGAPGQRRFWDLWTDLAVGAIGVLVIVDVRRLEQSFDVLEQLEERDLPFAVAVNRFPDSPDVTLDEVASALDLLPDTPVVDCDARDRKSSAGALLALVEYVATHDPRSAQEYAT, from the coding sequence ATGGACTCCGCGGGATCCGCTGACCGGTATCTGCCCGACACCGTCATCCGCTCCGCGAAGATCCTCGTCGTCGGCGCGTTCGCCGTCGGCAAGACGACCCTCGTCGGTTCCGTCAGTGAGATCACCCCGCTGCGCACCGAGGAGGTGATGACCGAGGCCAGCGTCGGGGTGGACCATCTCGCCGTGAACAGCGACAAGCGCACCACCACCGTCGCCATGGACTTCGGCCGCATCACCATCAACTCTGAACTGGTGCTCTACCTGTTCGGGGCGCCCGGCCAGCGGCGGTTCTGGGATCTGTGGACCGACCTCGCCGTGGGCGCCATCGGGGTGCTGGTGATAGTCGATGTGCGGCGTCTGGAACAGAGTTTCGATGTCCTGGAGCAGCTGGAGGAGCGCGACCTGCCGTTCGCGGTCGCGGTCAACCGCTTCCCCGACAGCCCTGACGTCACGCTGGACGAGGTCGCGTCGGCGCTCGATCTCCTGCCCGACACCCCGGTCGTCGACTGTGACGCCCGTGACCGCAAGTCCTCGGCCGGCGCCCTGCTCGCCCTGGTCGAGTACGTCGCCACCCACGACCCGCGTTCCGCCCAGGAGTACGCCACGTGA
- the mmsB gene encoding multiple monosaccharide ABC transporter permease produces the protein MAASTSAAPAPKAPAPAPKAPAAARSRFSFNASSLRQNGIYIAFALIVVLFAVLTGGDLLQPQNLSNIIVQKSYILILAIGMILIIIAGHIDLSVGSVLAATGAFSAVLMVNHDVHWAIAIPLTLLMGGLIGAWQGYWVAYFGIPAFIVTLAGMLVFRALTLVILSNQGIGPFPDTVRDMANGFTPGWLGNVALGSLGGADLITLLVGVALVISIVWTQWRGRTARQKLGQSVDSMTVFLLKIIAPSLVLMFVVVQLARFKNLPWVLLLLGALVIIYSLITARAVFGRHIYAIGGNLNAATLSGVKVKSVTFWLFVNMGVLAAVAGIIFSGRLNLAGPTAGNSFELDAIAAAFIGGAAVQGGVGKVIGAITGGLIMAVIDNGMSLLGAGSEQVMLVKGLVLLAAVAFDVWTKRRAGASSR, from the coding sequence GTGGCGGCTTCCACGTCTGCCGCCCCGGCGCCCAAGGCCCCGGCCCCCGCCCCGAAGGCCCCGGCCGCCGCGCGCAGCCGGTTCTCGTTCAACGCGAGCAGCCTGCGCCAGAACGGCATCTACATCGCGTTCGCGCTCATCGTGGTGCTCTTCGCGGTTCTGACCGGTGGCGACCTGCTGCAGCCGCAGAACCTGTCGAACATCATCGTGCAGAAGAGCTACATCCTGATCCTCGCGATCGGGATGATCCTGATCATCATCGCGGGTCACATCGACCTGTCGGTGGGATCGGTGCTCGCCGCGACCGGTGCCTTCTCCGCCGTGCTCATGGTGAATCATGATGTGCACTGGGCGATCGCGATTCCGCTCACCCTGCTGATGGGTGGTCTGATCGGCGCCTGGCAGGGCTACTGGGTGGCCTACTTCGGCATTCCGGCCTTCATCGTCACCCTGGCCGGCATGCTCGTCTTCCGTGCACTCACCCTGGTGATCCTGAGCAACCAGGGCATCGGCCCGTTCCCGGACACGGTGCGGGACATGGCCAACGGCTTCACCCCGGGCTGGCTGGGGAATGTCGCGCTGGGCTCGCTCGGTGGCGCCGACCTGATCACTCTGCTCGTCGGTGTGGCTCTGGTCATCTCGATCGTCTGGACGCAGTGGCGGGGTCGCACGGCTCGTCAGAAGCTCGGTCAGAGCGTCGATTCGATGACCGTGTTCCTGCTCAAGATCATCGCGCCGTCCCTGGTGCTGATGTTCGTCGTCGTGCAGCTCGCCCGGTTCAAGAACCTGCCCTGGGTGCTGCTCCTGCTCGGCGCACTGGTCATCATCTACTCGTTGATCACCGCCCGCGCCGTGTTCGGCCGTCACATCTACGCCATCGGTGGCAACCTCAACGCCGCAACGCTTTCCGGTGTCAAGGTCAAGTCGGTGACGTTCTGGCTGTTCGTCAACATGGGTGTGCTGGCCGCGGTGGCGGGCATCATCTTCTCCGGCCGCCTGAACCTGGCCGGTCCGACCGCCGGTAACAGCTTCGAGCTGGACGCCATCGCGGCCGCCTTCATCGGTGGTGCGGCGGTGCAGGGTGGTGTCGGCAAGGTGATCGGCGCCATCACCGGTGGTCTGATCATGGCCGTCATCGACAACGGAATGTCCCTGCTGGGCGCCGGTAGCGAGCAGGTCATGCTGGTCAAGGGTCTGGTGCTGCTCGCCGCGGTTGCCTTCGACGTCTGGACCAAGCGTCGGGCGGGTGCGAGCTCACGCTAG